The genome window GAGACTAAGGCCCATGTCAAGATTGGGAGGGATTTCGTAGGTCCAAAGAATCATACATCTATATTACAGAAGAGAGCTGATATCTAATGTGTTGTATGCAGTTATGCCCGTTCAACACAGTAAGTCCGACAGTTCTTCAATAGATACTTTCCAATAAACATGTCAACGACCACTTTGTAGGGTGGTAGAGATCCCTAGGCCGGTTTGGGACCAAGTCAAGAACACCCcagaggtgaaggaagCGCTGGAACAAGGTCCTCGAAAGATAGAAGAATAACATGCGTCATCCGCTGTGCTTTACGTAGATTTCATGCAGTAAATTATCCATAGCCCTTTTTGTCCCTGAACCTGGGGTATTGTATTGTGTCATGTTTTCCGTCCACATATATGCAGCAACATTTGAACGGTGACACTTGCCCACAACAGcgaataataataatgttCCCGGTGTGTTTTATTGACGCCTGGTTGTTTTGTGTGGGCGCGTCGCGTCATCCAGGGTCTCCACATGTAGCCATCATCCTCCGtttccattcatcttctcctgtttTTACCCCTATACCTATAAATTATGCCTAAAACGCTAACAGAATCTGAGGTAGAGGCTACTCTTGTGAAGCTCAAGGCAGCAGGTTTGTCTATTCTTCAGCGCTCGACATAGAGACCGCTCACGCTACATTAAGTAGACCCCGACAAGAAAGTCGATATCATACAGTTCTTTGGGCTGCAGCTTGAGGATGTAGAAGAAGTAGGTTCGTGCGGTATGGGTATGTTGCTAACAAATGTCAGCTTCCGACAAATATTATTgaccccttcctcctcatcttaCCTCCTCTCATCCGTACACCCCACTCCCTTTTGTTATCCTCCgttctctcttctttcctcccctACTTCTTGCCTCTCATCCCTAAGCACCCCACGACCCATTTACGCTTGGCCCTCATTCAAGTCCTTCCGGCGCTACTGGAAAAGCTCAATGATGCAAAAGAGAGAATACACTCAGCGGCCGGCAATGCGATCGTCATTCTTGGGGAGCTGAGTTGGGAAGCTGAACCGCCTGTGCCAACGTCAAACCTCAATTCTAGTGGCAGTCTAAAGCCAGGAAGTCTATCATCAAGTACGAACACTAAGTCAAAACCGCACGAGACACTTCCTCATTTATGGGAAAGGCACTTAAAGGACGTTCTTCAAGGCAAAGCTTGGCGGTCAAAAGTAGAAGGTATGAAGGTGTTAGCAAGAGTGAGAAATAAAGAAGGCGCCAAAATGGGCCTTAAGTCATGGCTAGGCATTCTAGTGGATCTGTTGGAGGACGGGGATGGGAATGTTAGGGATCAAGCTAGGGAAGTGAGTCGTTCATTTTCTTTAATTATATGCGCTGATAAAGGGCAACTGAAGACCGTTGTTGAGCTCTTATCGCCACCATCAACCCCGTCCGCTGCTCGATCGGATTTCAAAAGGCTGCTAGTTGCGAGAAACGTACGAAAGACGATAGCGGATGATATCATCACACGTATTCTTAGTGGTGAACCGGCTGACCGTTCTGCACCTGCCGTTGTGAATTCTGAggctgggaaggaggaaggtgctAGTAGGTCAGGAGCGGCTACCCCTGCTCTTTCACAAACAGATGATGTGGATATCGTCTATGTAAGCTCGTTTTCGGTCTTGCGTAACTTAACACTGACACTGCCTATAGATTGCCTCTCCACACGACCTCGAGAGAGAATTCCACTCCATGTTATCTTTCTTTGAGGGTAAAGAGACTGAAGAAAATTGGGCaccaagagagagaagtaTCCTTCGCATACGAGGCATGATGAAAGGACAAGCGCATGTCAAATACCAAGCTGCTTTCATAGCCggtttgaaggatggcaTCGTGGAAGGACTGTCAAAGACTGTAAGTATGGTTTGGTTATCTGAGTGTACAGTTCTGACCAACCCTTAGGTACTCAGTCTGAGGACCACAGTGGCTCAACAAAGTTGTTATCTTCTCAAGGAGCTCCCAGAAGGTTTAGGGGCGGCGTTTGACAACTTTGTCGAATACCTCTTACCTATACTGGGAAAGATGTCGTAGGTACCGTTCTGGGTAATAATGAAAGATCTGACATCAATGTACAGGGGTTTTACCAAAAAGCTCATCGCAGATCGCTCCCAAACCGCCGTGACATCTATTATTACTCACACTACCATTCATCCCCgtatcttcatcaatcacATCGCTTCAGGTATCCAAGAAAAGAATGTCCAGACCCGCGCCTATTCAGTTAACCACCTCAAAACATTCCTGATTGTCCATTGCCACGCCAAACACCAAATCGAAGCGACACCAGGTTTGAGTGATACGCTGGATGGTGCGGTCAGGAAAGCGTTGGCAGACGTGAACCCGGGTGTGAGAGAGGTGGCAAGGCAAGCATTCTGGAGGTATCATGAAGTGTGGAGAAGCAAAGCAGAAGTCTTGATGAACAGCCTAGATGGGCAGGCGAGGAAGCAGCTCGAGAAAGCTAATCCGAGGTTGACGGCTTCTCCTGTGGCTTCTtatccctcttcatcgtctacCGATGCCCCAAGCTCTGCAAATACAAAGTTCCAGTCCAAAAAGGTGGACCTCAAGACAATGCTTGCAGAAAGGAGGCGAGCCGTGAAAGAAGCTGGAAAGCGAGCACAAGAGACGAATGCGGGGTCTCCTAGAGTGGTGTCGAACCCCGTGCCTGCTTCATCGGGAGTTCAGCATGCTTCCACCACAGGTCTACCGAGATCGAGCTCTGCTGTCGGTATTGAAAGCCATGTACATGCCTCCAGCCCCAGCCCCGTTCGTTCACCCACACTTAGTTCATCGGCTATTCGTACCAGGTTctcaccctctcccaaACCCATTCAATTCCCTAtccagaagaagaccgagGTCGACTCACCCCTGCGCTCGCGATCTACAAGCCTTACCCCAGATTTGGGGAGAAGCCCGCGCAAGTCACcgtctccatcttcaagacCAGGTTTGGAATCGGACGAATCTCCGTTACGGCAGGTCTCGATTTATCCTGCTGCGGGTGGACGTTACTCAgttggggaaggaagaagagctgtATCCGAGTTTGCAGAGGTGGCTAGAAATGGTGGTGAGCTTGAAGTCGAGGGGCTTATGCTGAgtgaaggacaaggaggtgGACTTGAGGGGAATACGAACCAAGAACAACCTCCAGCGGtacaggaagaagtggaCCAAGATGAACAGAGCCAACAACCCGGATCTGAGTTTGAGTTAGAGCAACCGGTATCTCAACAGGGTGATATTTTCCCAACTTCGTCTTCCGGTCATGTGCCATCAACCCCTGCACGATCGACAGCGACACCTACAGCCACACCGTTACCTAGTTCGCGTAATGAAAACGTCAACGGCGAAAAGGTTGTCGGCTCGAAGGTCAACTCCGAGGCTTTCCAAACGCCACTTAACCCCAGGACTAATGCTCTTAGGGGCGGCGGCGTTATTCGTACTCCGGCATGGAAGGACTCTCCAAGACCAGAGGCAGTGACTCCTCAGATGATGCAGaaattgaaggagagacggCATGAGAGGAGTTGGTGGGTGAAAAGACAAGAGTGTGagttctttttctttgccaAGGATTGTAGTAAGCTGTTATATGGCTGACGTGATATGGCGCTTTCGTTGCCAGTATTAGAAAAGGCTTCGCCACTCAAGCCTCTTactccatcaccttcatctgccATACTGTCTGATATTGAAGCTCTCGAATTGGGCGCACCGACGTTCAGGAACCTCCAAAAAATCGCACTTTTCTGCAGCTCGCATCCCGTCCGTCCTCAACCAGTTGTCGAAGAgggcgaagaggaaaggagggcgtttgaagaagagaaaagtgTCTGGACCGGGCTGTTTGATAGGGTCATGGATGGCGTGATAGACCTCTTGAGACCAGACAAGGTTAGTTTCATTTTGGCGAAATATTTCGTTCCCTGCTGAACGCCGACTATCGGGTTAGGACAAAGAACTTCTCGAACAAGGACTGGTTGTCCTTTGGGAAATTGTTCAACATCAATGGCCACTGGTCGATGATACGCAGAGACTGTGCCACGGGTTGTTTAGATTGAGAGAAAGTCATGATGCTGTTGTAGGTCTTAGACTGCTATCAATACGAATACATGCTGATTTTCTTTTCGTGCTGTCTAGATACTCGAGTCGACTAACGCTCTGACATCTCTCCTCGTCCAAATATCTGACCCgatgcttcttcttttcaatcttcGTTCATCCCTCGATCGTTTCCTTACCAACCATCCTGTCCCTCTCTCAAGCTTTGCGGACAGTCCCGATCCAGTGACCAGTGCCTTCTCACAACTGTCAGTCTCGAGCTCCAAAGAATCACCTgaaaagatgacgaggaacTCGGGCTATCTATTAGGGCTTACAAGTATCGGTATGTGCGTATTGAGATTATCGGCGCCCGTGGTTGTTTCCGAAGGGCCGAAACTAGGTCAGATTGTCATGGAAGTACGTCCAGCGTTCTCTCAATATGCGGTATATGGGTACTGACTGCAAGCTTTGCCCCCCATAGGCAATAAAGgattcttcatccatcatccgcCAGGCTgcccattctctcctcctggCCATCCAATGCGTTATTCATGACTCCAGGAAAACACTTGCCTTTGTGCCTGCCCTGTCACAGGGTCAAAAAGATCTCGCTGTATACTATATGGCACAAAACGGGGTCTTGGAGCAGATTGGACTTCATAAAAAAGCAGCtaatgaaggagaaacagggggggaagaaaagagggatAATATGGCTGGCGAATTGGCAGGGTTGATGTCGAGGGGAGTGATAAGAGAGTGAAGGATGCGGAACCTGTCGGAATCATTATTTAGTACATCTATTCGGGAAATTAGAGGATAATCGATTACTTTTTTATCTCAATGTATATAATTGGAAAAGTCTTGCCAGGCCCTCAAATTTCCGTCAAGTGTCAGAttctgatgatgacaatGCTAGATCTCGATTACACTATCTTCATGGCGCCGAGACCCCGTTTCGTTGCGCTACCCCCTTCGACCTAACTGTATCATCTGTTAGAGAAAATTTGGGACTCAGTGATTTGCTGAAAATACATGAATACTCTGTTTGCACTGATTGTAACCTATGAATGGAATGGAGCAAACGCTTTTTTAAATTTGACAGcatcatctttctcttcagcGTCACTTCTAGCACACGCTTTCCAGTCAATACGATGTTGCAGACCCAACAGACTACCCAGCACGATCCTGAACGAAGAAGATCCATTAGTCAAGAAAGTTTTCTCGCAAACAAAATTCGGCGACTTACCTGCCAAACTGCAGGTCAAAGTTCCCCTTCAACATGTGCACCATCTTGGTCCCATCCGGGCACTCCACTTTGAAATAGTTTCCACCAGATCCAGCTCTCGCCAATGCCCTCTCCggctccttctcccaatcGATACCCTGTCTCTCCCCCGCAACCCTGAATGACTCTTCCACTTTACCCGCCAACTCCTTTGGGATAGGTACGACCTGCACATGCGCATGCCCACCCCTGCCACTGAGACGGCCGACCTCGAATGAGACGGGGACAGCACCGTAAGAGGCGTAACATTCTcggagagaagatttgaAGCCTTCTAGTTCGGAGATGATTGACATGGCGTCGTCCGCgggaatggagaggagggtaggatgatgagcaatGGGGATAATCTGGAAGTGTGTCAAAAGAGAATACCTCAAGACATTAGGTTGAACGTACCAGAACATGTCCGCCGCCAGGAACAAGTGATTTGCCCTCGTCAGTAGGTATAAGTTGTCCTTTGGGCAGTGTCACGTAAGTTTCTCCTCCAATTGCAACAATGAGATGCTTGGTGACTTTAGGGTTGCTCAGACAGAACCAACCTATGCGAACGTTATCAGCGGACGAACCCACAGCTTTCATAATGCACACTCACATTCAGCAGGACCtagctccttcttcttggctttggcttCCTCCCTTTCCAAAACCAAAGGACAATCTCGGATGTAATGTTGCCCGTCGGACCCACAGGCACGACATACATAACCCTGAGGAGGCGGCTTGGGTCCTCTTGGTTTATCTTCCTTGTTTGGACATTCCCGGACAAAGTGGTCGGACTGATTATTTTCGCGGTAAACAGAAAGtaggagagagagagagccAGTCAGCCAGTTATTCGGTACCTACTGCGAGTGGGCAGTTAAACTGGTGGCTCAAGACTTACAGATTGGCAGATTTTGCACTTGTATCCTGAGGGCGGCTTGGATTTGTCGCCTTTCATGGGACAGTCTTGAATCCAGTGCTGATGAATGATCAAATCAGCTACTATATCATATACGTATATCATACACGTAACGAAACGACTCACACCAGGTTGAGAGCAAATCTTGCACATATAGTcagctggaggaggtgcgccatcttcaaggacGTAATATCAGCATTGTTTTAGTGATGAAACATATAAGGCTTTTCAGATACATACCCAGCCgacccttcttctgcaaatGCCCGttaacatcatcttcatcaagaCCTCGCTTTTTAGCAATGGGCATTTCCATGAAAGGGTTAGGTGTCGCGTTGGCAGGCCGGGCAGGCACCGGAGTAGAAGGgctttgaggaggaagagtgaaAGCGTAGAACCACTGTCCCATAAAACATCAGCCATCATTTCCACGCTTCGGTCCTTTTTGTTCATATAAAAAGTTGATTCTTACCCGAGCCTTTTTACCTCCGGCTGGCATTTCTCCTCCTAACGCTCCCAATTTGACTGCCCTAGTccacctctcctccttccctgACGGGCTAGCCCAACCCCAAGGCTCTCTCTCCCAGAAACCTTCACCATTCCCCCAAAGAAGATACCTTggctttgcctttttgatAATATCTTCCAGAGGAGGTGCAGGGTTGATAAGTGAGATTCCGGAAGTtgtgaaagaaggggaaagggaagataGAAGAGGGGCCGGAGAAGAGAGTAGCAAGAGGTCTACACCTTGGAACGCTGCAGGAAGAACAGCCGCTGATTGCTTGGCGGAAGACAAAGAATCCGCTGTTCCGGTGGAAGGTCcagagagaagggagtgCTTTAGAACAGCATCGACGCTCTCACGAGTTATGACAGGAGAATAGGGGTCCTGCAGAAAATCTCAACAAAGTGCAATAACAGGACAGAAGGACCCACATTCGGGGCGTCATATGTCTCGGGACTGTAGCTGCCTCCAATGCAAGCAATCTTAAGGCCTTGAGAGGTGGTGAGCACCTTTGATTTACCTGAAACACCGTGAGTTGCGACGTAGCAGTCTGAAAGAGCCTATTTTTATATTTACCAAGGAAAACGAGGTTGTCTACCACTTCGCCGCCGGTTTCTGATATCTTCTCTTGGATAGATTGCGGCAAGGTATTTTTGCCCAATGTAAAATAAGTTGGCACAGGGACTTGAAGATTACAGATTTAGCACGATAATTCATTGCTCTTCCAATGAAACTCACATTTCAGCCCTGCAACTTCATTACCATCGGTTCCCTCGGCAAACAGATCTCCCACAATAACACATGCATCGAATGGGCCATGTTTTCCGTTGATGGCCGTGATCTTGGACACCAATGTGGAGAGCTCAGATAAA of Cryptococcus tetragattii IND107 chromosome 3, whole genome shotgun sequence contains these proteins:
- a CDS encoding protein STU1, which gives rise to MPKTLTESEVEATLVKLKAADPDKKVDIIQFFGLQLEDVEELPTNIIDPFLLILPPLIRTPHSLLLSSVLSSFLPYFLPLIPKHPTTHLRLALIQVLPALLEKLNDAKERIHSAAGNAIVILGELSWEAEPPVPTSNLNSSGSLKPGSLSSSTNTKSKPHETLPHLWERHLKDVLQGKAWRSKVEGMKVLARVRNKEGAKMGLKSWLGILVDLLEDGDGNVRDQARETVVELLSPPSTPSAARSDFKRLLVARNVRKTIADDIITRILSGEPADRSAPAVVNSEAGKEEGASRSGAATPALSQTDDVDIVYIASPHDLEREFHSMLSFFEGKETEENWAPRERSILRIRGMMKGQAHVKYQAAFIAGLKDGIVEGLSKTVLSLRTTVAQQSCYLLKELPEGLGAAFDNFVEYLLPILGKMSGFTKKLIADRSQTAVTSIITHTTIHPRIFINHIASGIQEKNVQTRAYSVNHLKTFLIVHCHAKHQIEATPGLSDTLDGAVRKALADVNPGVREVARQAFWRYHEVWRSKAEVLMNSLDGQARKQLEKANPRLTASPVASYPSSSSTDAPSSANTKFQSKKVDLKTMLAERRRAVKEAGKRAQETNAGSPRVVSNPVPASSGVQHASTTGLPRSSSAVGIESHVHASSPSPVRSPTLSSSAIRTRFSPSPKPIQFPIQKKTEVDSPLRSRSTSLTPDLGRSPRKSPSPSSRPGLESDESPLRQVSIYPAAGGRYSVGEGRRAVSEFAEVARNGGELEVEGLMLSEGQGGGLEGNTNQEQPPAVQEEVDQDEQSQQPGSEFELEQPVSQQGDIFPTSSSGHVPSTPARSTATPTATPLPSSRNENVNGEKVVGSKVNSEAFQTPLNPRTNALRGGGVIRTPAWKDSPRPEAVTPQMMQKLKERRHERSWWVKRQELLEKASPLKPLTPSPSSAILSDIEALELGAPTFRNLQKIALFCSSHPVRPQPVVEEGEEERRAFEEEKSVWTGLFDRVMDGVIDLLRPDKDKELLEQGLVVLWEIVQHQWPLVDDTQRLCHGLFRLRESHDAVILESTNALTSLLVQISDPMLLLFNLRSSLDRFLTNHPVPLSSFADSPDPVTSAFSQLSVSSSKESPEKMTRNSGYLLGLTSIGMCVLRLSAPVVVSEGPKLGQIVMEAIKDSSSIIRQAAHSLLLAIQCVIHDSRKTLAFVPALSQGQKDLAVYYMAQNGVLEQIGLHKKAANEGETGGEEKRDNMAGELAGLMSRGVIRE